The Syngnathus scovelli strain Florida chromosome 11, RoL_Ssco_1.2, whole genome shotgun sequence region ctcactcactcacactactactcactcactcactctcactcactcacacacactcaactactcactcattcacactcattcactcacccacccactcactcacactcacactcactcactcactcactcactcactcactcactcactcaactacttactcactcactcactcacactctactactcactcactcattcactcactcactcactcactcactcactcactcactcactcactcacactactactcactcactcactcactcaactactcactcactcactcacactcaactactcacactcactcactcactcactcactcactcacactcactcactcactcactcaactactcactcacactcactcactcactcactcacactcaactactcacactcactctcactcactcactcactcactcactcactcactcactcactcactcactgtcactacatcactcactcacccacttacacactcactcactcactcactcactcactcactcactcactcactcactcactcactcactcactcactcactcactcactcccgTTCAGCTGATGACCggaaaatgcaattcacgactcgttcgtgatcaatgcgcattacccacacctactggttgaagtcacatGAAcggaaaaaagaacaaatcacTTTAggtagtgattcgttcactcgttcactgaaagGATTCGTTCTTTtgcacgaatcgttcactcactagCCAACAGTACCTCGCGCAGGTAAGCACCGAAAGCGAGCCCAAGGAGCCCACTTTCGCCTCAAACAAGCAAACTACATGGAGCACAAACGATTTAAAGGTACGACATTTATCATCAATAATAGCTGTAAAACATTCTTACGAGCGCTGCAAGGTTCATTTTATGTAATAGCCTCTTCACAGGGGACGCGTACGTGTACAAGCCAAAAATAATCTTTGGGTCTTCAACATCACTAGTATTGAATTTAACGATCATTACACAGCCATCTATATCTATTCTCAATCTGTTAAATTAGTCCTGTCGTGCTGGTTAAATGGGTCATTCCTCGTTAGTTTAATCCGCACTTTTAATCGTATAGTGGACTCAGCGGACACAACATACGACGCAAGCCATGAAGAAAAATAACGTCACTTAGATTtgaatgactttttttgtttgtatttgaagTAATATGAATTCAACCTTGTAGTAGTTCGCTGTTGTATAATTGAAGCAGACTACACAGCCAAACGTCATCAATCATCTGGAGGTCACGTTCATTTGCAttagcttgacattttttaaatgttatctCGTTCACATTCTGACAGCTGAAGGTCGCTCAGCGTGAACAATGAAGAGCAGTCTTCTCCATCTCAAGAGCTGAGAAGCAGCCAAAACCTATGAGGACAAATGTTCTTTTGTTCGCTTGCAATTTCAAATGGATTTAGTAGTAATATAATATACAGGTTGTGTGTGCTGCAGGTGCGGGCTGCGATTAATGTGATCATGCTGAGGACGATTATAaacggcgtgcgtgcgtgcgtgcacgcgtgttgTAATCTGAGCCAAAAACATGACACTAAGATGCACTATCATCACTTGGACTCGCTTTAGGGATACGAAGAATTAGAGTGAATAAGTTTGTATAAATCTACTCCATCTTTTAATTTCTTTCACAATGCTATCAAGAACTTGGTCAGTACATTTAAACCGTGGCCTGGTGTAAAAATCACTACgatgggacattgtgatttccgaGTAATGTTgttgatcatttgaaaatgtgaacATTGGCAGAGAAATAAAGTTTAGTTATCTCTTCAATAATTATTGTCAGTGTGTTCTTCTAGAAATGTCTCAAATTGTTCCCCATCATCACAGAGTGACACTGCTATTTTGGAGCCTCTGATGTTTGGATAAAATGCCTGAAAAATGAGACCTGGCCAGGTGGGACTGAACTGGAGATGTTGGCTGACATGGACAACACCGGCAGCTATGACAGCGGACAATCTGCTTTCGTAAGTCTTGTGGGCTTAAACTTCTCCAAGGTGGAAAGCCGGAATGTTCCACGGGGATGTTCTTTTCCATTCCAGAGCGATGATAGTTTGGAGCATTTGTCTGCCGAGGAGAAAGCctgcctcatgtttttggaaGAGACCATCGAGTCTCTGGACACCGAGGACGACAGCGGACTCGCCAACGACGAAGTGGACCTCTTGCCTGACCCTGGATGCTTGGCTTCTCGACTAGCGCATCTGTCAGCCTCCATGAGCAAAACCAAGCTCAATGGTGAGCTCACTTTGAAAGTGAAAAATGTTCTTTGCGTTGTTACTtacaaacatattttttcttcTAGGTCTGCAAAAGCACAATGCTTTGGAAACTATCAGGGAGAAAGTGGAGAACAAAGCCATCCAGAACTATCTTGTACCAACACCTTTTGTTTTGGCGAGCGGCTCCAATTGTTGTGAACCAAGCGTGAAAGCTGGAATTCAACTAAACAACAAATCGCTTTCATTGAGCCAAAAGCCTGCCGGTGTTCACGAGGTCAACGTTATGAAACCTCCCGCAAGCAAAGCCAAAGTCCACTTTGTGAAGACAGGTGAAAGGGGACCTTTATCCTACGATGCACTTGTCTACCTGCGGAGGAGCGCCTCCACAAAGAAAACACCTTTATGTCCTACAGTTGATCACACCATAGGCCCTTCTGTCATCAAAGAAGATCCAAACACTGGAAATGTGGGAAGGCTTGACAGAGCCATCTCCAAGGTGAGCAGATTTATGGCAGGCCCGCCACCTGTTGTACCGAAACTCCCCAAAATGTCTTCAAATATCTCCGTGAAAAGAGAAAAGGAAGCGACCCCCGCCTCAAACTCATCGTACAGTCTCAAGAACGCGACAGATCCCAAAGTGGTGAGACGGGAAGCTTTGCAAAAGTTAGGCCTCCTCAAAGACCAACACTCAGAAACTACTCAAGTGGCCCAACTGGAGTCTTATTTGTCTGCAGGCAACGGATTTTCAAAACGACTCACAAATGTAAATCCGTTGAGAAGTCCGTCTTTTTGCCAGGCTCCGGCACCCGGTCCTGGGCCTAGGAACAAGGGTCTGCAGAGCAGTGCTAGTTTCCACCACTACTCCAGGGCCACCTCGCTTTCTCATCCCAACCAACTCAACAGATTGAAGGTGGCCAGTCCAGAGCAACCTACTGTCCTGGTCAAGCACAAAAATGACAAGAACCATTCAGAACTAAAAAGTGTCGTTGAGGATCCGCCAGTCGCCCCCAAAGCCTCAGATTGTGTGACGTACACAGTAATGATGGTGCCTGGAATGGACGCCGACAGAAAAGAGGCGCTCAGGAAGTTGGGACTGCTCAAGGACAAGTAAGCAGAGCAGTCGACTTCCTGAGTCAAAAGAGGCCACGTGGTAAGaatgaagatgatgaagaaCGTAAAGGAGCAGCTCTTTCCATCGTAGGTCCAGCGGTCAGTATGTGTGTAGCTTTGAAAAGTACAAAGATCATTTCTATCCTTTTTTCACACACCAAcaagaaaattaaaacattTGACAGCAGCCACTTGGAGTCACTGAGGATTGTTTGACTCGTAAGAGTCGTCTTActtgggagggaggccggccggctgcTCTGCCATTATCAGATTAGCTGGAGCATGGCACGCATGTTAACTTAGTCAACAGACCTTACGTTTCACTCTGCCCTGCTGTGTTCCCCTTTTGCATGTTTGAATTTCTTCCTTGTATGGTTATGTAATGCCTCAATGGCCAATTGTTGCCTTCGCAGGCTGAGGCGCATGGCTCGGccaataggtgtgtgtgtgtgtgtgtgtgtgtgtgtgtgtgtgtgtgtgatctatGGCTTATATTTCTACGGCAAATAAGGGGTGTCAAGTTCTGAAACTGATACGGCTCGCTTACTGTCAACTCATTCTATGATGGAGGTTAAATTGTGAAATGTGACACACAGGGCCAGCAGGCTGGAGCCTAAAAAGTAAAGTCCTAAAAGCATCTTTACGGTTAATCGTGCAATAAATGCTAAAATGGTGACTTTAATGAAGCAGTAAGATTCAAACGGTCTAAAAAAGTAGTCTAAAACGAGTGAGGTTGGACATGATTTGTGAAAGTAACACTTTGCTTCCGTTATTgatgagatttgttttttttccgcttTGCCTTGGATGCCGGGACGCTCAAGGATTCCAGGCGGAAGGGGCGTGGCATGATGGAGTCCAGGCTTGCGTTTGTGCTGAGGTTGGGTGAGCCATTCCAGAGGGTGGGGCCGTGGGTGGCTGCAGAAGAAGGCGTTCAGGTTCATTTCCTCGCCTAACACAACTGATTCAAAAATGCCTCATTTTTTTCACACCACAAAAAAGCAGGGGTGTGTGGACTTTTTATACTCGTTGTAAAATTGATCTGTGAGATTGACAGAAGGTAGTCGCTGCGTATGCATCTGCTCACCATGTCCCGCAGCTGTTTCACCTCTGAGCAGCTGGCTGGCCCTCTTGGATCTGAAGTAAGCGTTGGCAATGTTTTCACTGTCGCTGCGGTCCAGAAGCTCCTTGTAGCGGTCCTCCTCAGCCTGCTGAGGAACACAGGCTTGAGACTGCGCCGCAAGTGTTTCGGGATCATCAGCAGGGACTATGGGTGGAGAGAGCTTTGAAGGCGCGGCTGAGGGAAGAGGACACGAAGAACGTCTTGAAATTGGGACACGGCCGGAATGCAATACCGCTTTAAACAGGCTATTTGAGTCGAGTCCaccaaatgaggaaaaaaaaacacctgaggGAAGCGTGGTTCTCTGGATGGTCACGTCGGGAATCCTCCAAGTGGCGCTCTCCTCGTCCCACGCGGCCTCTCGCTTCAGGCGCTCCAAGCTGCTGTAGTTGCAGTCCCGGCGAACCAACGGTGCCATGCGCTCAAGCAGGCCGTGAAGGAGCTGGCCCTCGCGCTCCAGGCGACGAATGGTCGCCAGGTAGTCGTTTCTCTCCTCCTCAAACTCCGTCTGCAGGTCGCGGATCTCCAGTTTGGCCGCTTTCAGCTGATCAATAAAAAGGTCATGTTTTAGAAGATGTTTCCGACTCGTGGATTTCAGGTGTATCAAAAATGCTGCTCTTACAAAAATAATCATGCTCCACTTTGATTGACAATTACATCAGTGAGTCTTTGAGTTTtgattaaatgtatttttttactttttaatagGACACATCTTGAATTTGGGTTATGTTTATCTAACAgacaaaataatataattttatATTTAGGTTACTATAAATAGTTTAGACTATccaaaacaacaataataatacaattaGAGGTGCAATCGTGTCTAACATTTTTGGCCGGTATACGTGACTGTTGTGGCGCTGTGACTGACCTTTCCCTG contains the following coding sequences:
- the zgc:158258 gene encoding specifically androgen-regulated gene protein isoform X2, producing MLADMDNTGSYDSGQSAFSDDSLEHLSAEEKACLMFLEETIESLDTEDDSGLANDEVDLLPDPGCLASRLAHLSASMSKTKLNGLQKHNALETIREKVENKAIQNYLVPTPFVLASGSNCCEPSVKAGIQLNNKSLSLSQKPAGVHEVNVMKPPASKAKVHFVKTGERGPLSYDALVYLRRSASTKKTPLCPTVDHTIGPSVIKEDPNTGNVGRLDRAISKVSRFMAGPPPVVPKLPKMSSNISVKREKEATPASNSSYSLKNATDPKVVRREALQKLGLLKDQHSETTQVAQLESYLSAGNGFSKRLTNVNPLRSPSFCQAPAPGPGPRNKGLQSSASFHHYSRATSLSHPNQLNRLKVASPEQPTVLVKHKNDKNHSELKSVVEDPPVAPKASDCVTYTVMMVPGMDADRKEALRKLGLLKDK
- the zgc:158258 gene encoding specifically androgen-regulated gene protein isoform X1 codes for the protein MLADMDNTGSYDSGQSAFVSLVGLNFSKVESRNVPRGCSFPFQSDDSLEHLSAEEKACLMFLEETIESLDTEDDSGLANDEVDLLPDPGCLASRLAHLSASMSKTKLNGLQKHNALETIREKVENKAIQNYLVPTPFVLASGSNCCEPSVKAGIQLNNKSLSLSQKPAGVHEVNVMKPPASKAKVHFVKTGERGPLSYDALVYLRRSASTKKTPLCPTVDHTIGPSVIKEDPNTGNVGRLDRAISKVSRFMAGPPPVVPKLPKMSSNISVKREKEATPASNSSYSLKNATDPKVVRREALQKLGLLKDQHSETTQVAQLESYLSAGNGFSKRLTNVNPLRSPSFCQAPAPGPGPRNKGLQSSASFHHYSRATSLSHPNQLNRLKVASPEQPTVLVKHKNDKNHSELKSVVEDPPVAPKASDCVTYTVMMVPGMDADRKEALRKLGLLKDK